The Gadus macrocephalus chromosome 3, ASM3116895v1 DNA segment CACATGCagaaaaacataataaatgtacagcaaaaaatatataatttactgtttttcattttatctGTTTTCGGTTCTCTTTCAACTTGTTAGTCGCATGACGGTGCCTTCTAGTTCATACTATCATTATTCGACGGTCATTTCCGATCTTGCTTCGAGGACCAGGGCGTTTCCCTGCCTCGAGACGAGGGGCTGCGTAGTTCAAACTATCGCCTGTTGGGAACACTCTTGCAGTATTCATTCAAAATTTAAGTTCCTTGGTTCTGTTTACTCTCTAGGTGCTCATTTCATTGTTTTCCTACTATTGTACTACCTAAGGTAATCTGCTGTGAGTTTTGTACATGTGTTTATACTGTTGTCTGCCCTGGGTTTGAAGACATTAGGTACCTCGAGTTTGCTTTTTGAACATGGTTCAGAGGGAGTTTTTAAAGAGCTTTGGTTTGGATCTAGGGAACAAAGGTACATTAATAACGACGGACAATGCTCACTTTTTCACTTTGCTCCATTCCCTTTCCAGCctgtgctaaaaaaaaaaaaaaggatttgtaCTGTTAACTGAAAGTCGTGCCATTAAATGGTGTTCATAGTCACTTTTCAGTCATTTGGCCATACTCAAGATGGCCAGAGCCCCTCTCAGTTCTACGTATCTGCAGCTAATACAGGCATATCATGATCTCTTTGCCCTTATCTAGTTTTTCATGAAGTGTTTGTAACGTCTTGTGTCTTACAGGCTGCCCACAGAACATCCCTTTCTCTTGCTGTGGAAGCCTTGTGCCCGATCAgtggatttgatttattttgtgtctCGATTCCGATGTAGAACAATAACGAATCCTCTACAGTCTAGTCCCAGTcctgttcccttgttggtgTTTACAACACGTTGGCAATGTTTCAGCTGGGAAGGAAAAAATTAACATGAGTTTTCTTATTTGTTGGTCTGCATTGAAACAGGAAATTACATTCATGTAGCATCTTCATGGTGTCTTCAGAAGCTCTTCTATGGATGTATGCACTCTGGTCAGTATTCAAACCATTCAGGATTTTTTCACACAAGTCGCTGCATCAGGCATGCATATGAAGGTCTATTGGATTGGGCTTTTTTTTAGCTGAAGATGCATAACTTTATAGGCACATAGGCAATAATTCACCAGTATACTCAATTTCTACACCCAACATCAGAAACAGTTTTATTGCTGAAGTGCAGAACAATGTACTTGTTGCTTTTAATTTCTCACTGGCTTCCACGTCTCCTTAATATCGAGTCATATCTTCACACAACCTATCTGAGGGAAAAAAAAtcatgcgttttttttttattaataaataagtgAGTGCTCCTTAAATATTGCCATGCATCTTTACCCATGTTTAATTTTTGGTGGCTTACAATTTGAGATTCCCTCGCCCACCAATTGAAATACTGTAAacttatccccccccctcccttgtgATTAAATGCAGTAGAACAGATATTTATAtccttttattttgtaaatggAAGTACAGTTAAGTTATTGACTTAAGCAGGTGTGCTGAACAGTGGGCTGCCGTCCTTACCTTATACTCGTTGATCATAGATAAACTGTTGCAGGTGGAGACTGTGTTTTGTTTCTAGGTCGTTTTTCCTCCATTTTGAATGTGTTGGACTTAACATACAATAAACTACTGATGTTGTATCAGCACCACTTAACATATTTGTCATGATTTTCTGGCCGGCCCAATGTTCTTCCAGCAGCTTTAGGTTGTGTTGCTATGCAGTGTGTTAGCTTGGTTGCTTGGTTGGAACCACATGCGTGTTTCTATTCCATAGCAATACGAGTTTGTCTACCATTAAATGACCAAGCCCCCGTTTggtacgacccccccccccccctccttttaACTTATTTTTAGGATCAAGTAATATCATTCTGCCTTTCAAAACCATATTAGGTATTAAGGTGTGCTAACCTTTAAAAATCATGTgtaactgttattattatttatttattttactgctgAGACAACTTGAAGGTGTCATTTATATACTTTACAAACATTCTAATTTTGGACAGTTAACACTACACAATTATAATTTCTATCTAGTGGGTTTTCCACACTCAGAAGGGAATCATTCATATATATGGTATACAGGGCAGGGAGTTGTGGCCCCCAGGCCCTTTATTTCCTAAGTACCTTTAGGTGCATGAACCTCATAAGACAGGAAAGTCCTGTGAAATGTCAGTCCAAAGCACGCCTCTTCTGCTGAAACGTGGTGTCAGGATAGTCCAGTGGATGGGGGGTTGGCTGCCAGCTGATAGGGTTCTATCCCCGAATGTGCTTGGTCTACCTGCAGGTATACCCTCAGCATGATGCATAACCATCCCCATACCTTCTCCataattatatagatatatgaatTAACTAAGTCCTTGTTTAACAGCTTCTGCAGAAATTACTAAATTACAATATTTATTATGTGCATGTTCCTGGTGTTTAGTGGGTTGCCAATGAACCAGTGTGGTCCACAAAAGAAAGGGATACCCAGTGACAGAAATGACTATTGGGTGAATTCcgttgaccaatcagaggatCAGCAGTTATAGACCATACTGAGGTTATTCTGTTGACAGATCAAAGGATCGTCAGTGAAAGACCAATTTGAGGGTATTCTCTCTCCAGGTGCTCTGTCAGTGATGCAGCATGCAGGATATTTGGTCCCAGGCCCACAGACCCGACAAACAGCATTTCTACATGTTTGGTATTCAAGCCAACATTGTTCAAGATGGATGCCTCCTTGAAAGTAAGTACCTGTCTGACACAATGTCAATATTCACAACCTATAACTTCtcatttaaaattgtattaaGTATAGAACACTTCATATCTCTAATGGATGATTATGTTTTATGATTTGATGCATTATAAGATACTTGTGAAAATGCCCTTATCTGAACTGCATGAATGTCTGCACGTAGGCCAAAGTCAATTGATGGTTTGTTTCATATCAGATCACTGTATAAAGTCCCTCAATGATTTTAATTGCCATGTTATGAAATGTacaccacctgtgtgtgtgtgtgtgtgtgtgtgtgtgtgtgtgtgtgtgtgtgtgtgtgtgtgtgtgtgtgtgtgtgtgtgtgtgtgtgtgtgtgtgtgtgtgcgcgcgtgcgtgtgtgttgcaaAGCAAAAAAGCTAAATATTGTATCTTCCTAGGTATATGAAATAACTTACACCTCTCAATCagattatatatacaatatgaGTATATAATATGTAATGTGAAATGTAATCGGATGTTATTTTGCATTCTAACTGTAGTTTACGCAGGTAAAACGCCCACAGAAAGCATCCACATGGCCCTTTAAATAACAGAAAAGCAATTGTCCTCTGATCAGCCACGTCGCGCCACGTCAGCGCGCACGCGCAATGCCCTGACATTCGTGGAGTTCCGGAGTCAGTGCAAAGGGTTGTGTACTGTTTAGAAAAACAACACTGAATGGCTTTTTAACCTGTCACCCAACAACAGCAGGGACTGGATAGTTGTTAACTACAAGAACAGAAACACACGTAGAACCCCAATAGGACGATTAAGCGATGAACTTCTTCAGAGGAGTAATGGGTGGGCAACCAGCCGGGCCACAGCCGTCTGGAGCAGAGACGGTAGGGAATCTGGACACCATTAAGCTAGCGGACGGGCACATTTTGAAACATGAAATGGCCAATATCACAACGATCCTCGCATCTGTTGTGCTCAAATGTTGGAGGTTTAATTTGACGCTTCTTGGATACCCCAGGCCCTATCATGCAACCTGCCTCACCTGAGCTAACGGCTAGTTAGCTTACGTAGCCAATGTGTCAAAGATGATGATGCCATCACTCTTGGGAAAAAGTAGTTTGGATCGCATTGTTTGAATTGTATGAATATTGGATAGGACTCGCATAATGGTACATTATAGTTACGTTAGTAGTTACAATTTAACATTGGTGGTTGATTTCTTGGTAGAACCTGTTTTAATATGTGATGAGGTGGTTAAAGAGTCAGATGTCACATTAAGCCAAACCAGATTGTTGTGGCCGTCAGTGCGAACATCATGGCTGCTTCAAATATTAAGTAGTATGTTTATTTgattcatttgattttatttgagCAATTTCTTATTATCTTGGTCAGTGTGAGCAATGCCTGTTATAGCATTTTCTGACAGCTTCATTGCTCTGGGCGGAGCTGTCGGTTCTGCTGCTGGTTGAATCACGTGGAACCTAAATGGTAACAAATTATACACATGTATGCTATTGATAGTGCTGACAACTACCAGCAGACAGAAATTGTAAGGTTGGACTTAATCCATCACTTCAATAGATTTCTCTTGTTCAATATCACTTTGATTCCTTTGCCCAAGTTACTTAACATGGTTTTCCTTTTTGTATTGTGAATGTAGAGCAAATGTATCCAAGGTAAATAAACCTTtaaatttttttgtttgttcttgttAACAGATCCAGAAGTTGTGTGACCGGGTGGCATCGTCTACCCTGCTAGAAGATCGGCGAGATGCTGTCCGTGCTCTCAAGTCCCTCTCCAAGGTCCAAGCCTGGCTTCCCCTTCAATGCATACTCAGTACTCAAGCCATTCATTCCCTGTTCTGTCACTTAATATCAATCCATGTGTTCTtccatgtgtgttcatgtcacTCTCTCTGACAGTGTCTTTGTGGCACAACATTGAACTTGTTTtggatttatgttttattttgtgtagaAATATCGCCTCGAAGTCGGGACACAGGCCATGAATCACCTGCTCCAGAtcttgcagacagacaggtaaaccGTTGTTACATTGTGTATTCAGATATACCCCAGTATGATACTTTTCCCTCaccatatttttattttgtggaAAGTAGTATTTTCTTACCTAAATATTATGTCAAAGATAAATTTGATAGTAGGAAAGCATGTTATCgatataaaatacaatagaCAAATATGGTGAGGGACAGGcgagtatgcacacacacacaaactatgttTAGAGCTTGCCTAAAGAAAAAACACTATGTAAATGCAATCTAATATTATTAAGTGTGATATGCGGCCTTCACCTTGGTGTATTCAGCATTGATCTGTTtgggggcggcagtagctgAGGAGGTACAGCCATTGACCTGTCCCCGGAAGGTTGCCAAGCTGAATGTTGAGCTGTCCCTGAGGAAGATACCTAACCCTAACGGCTCCAACGAGCTGACGCTGTGGGAATGGGTCTATGAATGGTTCTAAGtctttttggataaaagcgtctgctaaatgacctaaatgtaaatgtgctgTACATGGCGGTCTAATATAATCCACTGTATCCTGTTACTATAGGTCAGACTCTGAAATCATCGGCTATGCTTTAGACACGCTCTTCAACATCATCTGCaacgacgaggaggaagagcaagGTAAGGCCCACTCACAAATGTTATGCGGATGTTGTTGTTTCAACACCGCAATTATTGCATATTTTTAATGATGTAGTTATTCTTTGCCTATTTTCTATTGACTTTAACCTTTATGGCTTTAGATAAATGTCTCTCGGTTGATGAAGAGCAGGTTGTTGTTGATTTCTATAAAGATTATCtggtctctttctttctcttccatGTTTAAATCCCACAGATGAATCGGAAGGTAAATTCCAGTTTTTTTGCATGGCCACACCCACTCATCCCTCTTCCATCCCTTGAACTCTAGCAGCACGTTCAGATATTTATTCAGTTATAATTAGTGTAATTGAACTCGCTGATCCACAAACATGCAGCGGGGTTCATGGTTTCTGCAACAAACTCTCCAAGCTTTCAAGTGGAGCCCATGCTAGTTTTTGGCTTGACACTTCCTCTTGCCCCCCTGTATACCCTTCCAGATGCGGCCTCTATGGGGAAGCAAAAGGCTGTGGCAGTGCCTGGTCAGTACTATAGTAGAGCTACTATCCACTGGAAAAAATAGTGGTACCCAAAATAAGCACTACCAGAACTAACCTCACAAGATGGCTTTGCAGTGAAAATGTTGTCCCTTGCTTAACGGTGTTGGCCACAATTCTTCACTAATACCACTTTACTTGAGCCTCTTTCGTGTGCTTACACGAGTAATACCCCCAGTCGTATCTGGTTTGCGGTGAAAAGTATGCAGATTTTGTTTTCTGTGTCatgttgtgtgtctgcgtctgtgtttttgtgtgtggggtcTTTTGTATCTTCTGTCCATTTCATTTTTCATGGTAATGTGGGGGGTTAATTCTAGCAAATGTATTCAATTTAACAAATATTCGATTTTTTTGCCCCTTACTTTACTGAAAGTTCTTCTGAAATGGCATTTAGAGCATATTATTCTTTCTTGATATGACACATTTCCGAGGGAAATTTCTTAGTGGTTCAGGACAAAATTTAGGAGGAGGAATCTGATATGTTTGAGCAAAAATGACCAAACAATGCCAGCCAGCTGTGTTGGCATGATGCAGTCTTTGTATGAGGTAGGGTGAGAATATAATATGGTATTGTTCAGAATAGACTTTCAGGTGTTAGATATCAGCTGTAGATTAATTTAAACTTGGAAGGAAATTGCATTAATATGcagatacatatttttttactgttttttaATTATATGCACGATTATCCATGTTGAAATTGGCTAACAAGGTGAAAGCACGTTTTAATTTCCCGCTCCACAAATTCGTAAACACGTGCCACCTCTTTTCAGTAACGCAATAAACCCCAGCTAGTGTCTTCCAGCCCTTCCTCACcctcagcctcccccacacTCTCCCCCTTGTGTGTCCTATAGTCCTCCCCCCAACCCTAGTTCACGGTTGCAACACTAAGCCACGGTTGTACCTGGTGTTCCCCTGAGGTTATCTGCACAAGAGGCTTTAACAAACGGATCTcgtttccccctctctcagacGAGAACCCACAGAAGCAGGTGGATGACCTTGGAGTCCAGTTCACAGATAAATTAATCCAGGAACCTGAAAACGTCACCCTGTTGCTGACGATGTTGGAGGTGAGTGTGTCGCTTCTACTCTAAATGAACTTTCTTAGCATTATTAGTTTACTTATTATTAGTCTACATACATCACTTTAATTTGAAGTGAATACGGTGtcattatgcacacacacacactccctctgaaACTATCTAAAGCAATTTCGCTGTCTTGAAGAGTGGCACATTGTTAAAGCATTTTTCGtgaatattattatttcagTTTCGTCTTTAGTGCACCAACATCAGACATATATTCCTGATATAATGTTGTTACTGGGGGAAGTGTTTGTTTCCTGTGTGGTTTCCTGCATGGGTTTTCGTTTGTATCCTGTGTGGTTTTCTACCTGTGGTTTTATTCAGTACATCACATCCACACTGTGTGAGtgaacacaatatatatatatgtgtgtgtgtgtgtctgctgttcTAGGAGTTTGACTTTCATGTGCGGTGGCCCGGTGTGAAGCTGTTGACCATCCTTCTGAAGAACCAGTGTGTCCAGCTGCAGGCCATCATCCTGGTCAGCCCAATGGGTGAGTCCTGGTGCTGCCCCATTACTTACTAAACCCCGCGCCACCGACCCAACACTGTACTCAACCTCTTGAGTGAAAGGATCAGCTGCTCTTGGGCGCTCAGGGTGTGTGGTCGGGTCCGACAGACACACTAGCATGGTCTTTTGGGACCCGAGGGGAAAAAGCTTCAGAACCCCTGCTACCACTTGCTTGGGTTTAATATCCTATGGGAGGGGTCTTGAAATGTCTGAAGGGAATATTCTCTCAATTCAACCGTTTCTCCCTTTGTAGAAGATAAGTAAATGACCATGTCgcaaatgttatattattttgtttgttgattTGTTGCCAAATGTGTAAATAGTCCCGTTAAACTCAACCCACAGGTGTCTCTCGGCTGATGGACCTTCTTGCAGACTCAAGAGAAGTTATCCGCAATGATGTGAGTTTTTCCTTAAAGTACCATAGCGCTTTGAGTGATAAGTCATTTTGATTGCTAAAAAAAGTAGGAAGGGTTTGTGATCGTGTCACCCAACACGTATTCCTGCTCACACTTCCAGTCCGGTGCAATTAACAACTCTGTGTTTGTCGACTGTTCGAACCAGGGCTTGCTGTTGCTCCAGCAGCTGACAAAAAACAACGCTGCCATCCAGAAGATTGTGGCCTTTGAGAACGCCTTTGAGCGACTCTTGGACATCATCACAGAGGAGGGGAGCAGCGATGGAGGTACTGGGCTCTAGACTGTTCCCGTGGAAACGTCTAGTTTCAGAAAAACAGTAATACAATGATGTACATTTATGTATGGGAGTTAGATTCCCAATGTCTGCCTACTACATGTAGTGACTGCTAAAATAATGGATACCCACTGTTTGTATAATGTGTTTTAGAGTTTTGGTCTGCTGCCGAATGTTATCGTGTAAAGCCCCTACGATACGTGCTGTATGTATGCGATATACCACACTCAACCTTGAAGTGTGTGCTTGATGACTCTCAGGCATCGTGGTGGAGGACTGTCTGATCCTGCTGCTGAACCTCCTCAGAAACAACAGCTCCAACCAGAACTTCTTCAAGGAGGGTTCCTACATCCAGAGGATGAAGCCCTGGTTCGAGGTGGGGGACGATAACTCTGGCTGGTCCGCCCAGAAGGTCACCAACCTACACCTTATGCTTCAGGTAACTGCCCCAATAGCCAGCCTGACCAATGGGTTTCAGTGGTCAGCCGAAGGGTAATACATTGGAACGTGTGAAGGAAAAATGTGCTATACTTTAGCAATATTTATTGCCCTCTCTTGCCAGCATCTATTTTCATGCGATATTGGTTCATTATATGGAAATACATGGACTGGCTGAAATTGTAATCATTTTTTAAGAtcatataaaaaatgtaatggctAGTTGGACCGACTCCAAGTCAAAAGGTTTGAGGTTCGATCACCAATATACTTTGATTTACTTCAAATAAAAGTGTCTCCTAAATGATGTAAAATAACTGTATTAGTCATTGAtcatcaaatgtgtgtgtgtgtgtgtgtgtgtgtgtgtgtgtgtgtgtgtgtgtgtgtgtgtgtgtgtgtgtgtgtgtgtgtgtgtgtgtgtgtgtgtgtgtgtgtgtgtgtgtgtgtgtgtgtgtgtccttccagTTGGTGCGAGTGATGGTGTCCCCAACCAACTCCCCGGGGGCCACGGCCAGCTGCCAGAAGTCCATGTTCCAGTGCggcctgctgcagcagctctGCACCATCCTCATGGCCACCGGAGTCCCTGCAGACATCCTCACTGAGGTAGCCCCCTGGAAGCCCACCTGGACAGAATAACGCAGTGTGACACCCGGTCATAGGGAGGATGGGGACAGGGCCCGCGCAGATGGTGCCAACCGATTCTCTGCTAAGAAAGGCCGAGATGACCCCAAAGTCTGCTACTTCTAGTAGCAGCTCTGCCACAGATCTCACAGAACATACAAAAGCCAAAGTAAACCACCCAAACTGAAATCCTGGCTCACTGTGTTCTTCTTCTTTGCTTCAGACCATCAACACTGTGTCGGAAGTCATCCGTGGATCCCAGGTCAACCAGGACTTCTTTGCCTCCGTTAACGCCCCCTCGAACCCACCAAGGTGAGCAAGACTTGCTACTTTGTTTTCCCTTTTGTGTCCTCAGGTTTTTCGTGAAGGGTGCTCCACATTAATGTTATGATTACAAGTTCGGCTTGATTATaaagcacacataaatgcaacAGTGGATCGATCAAGGTGTGGTCAATCAACCGGACAGAGATGCACTAACGGATCAGTGTCGATCGTTAAAAAATAGCACACATAATCAGAGACGGAAAACACAATTTCAGACACCCGTATCATATCGAACCGACAAATTACAAGTCAAATAAATAGCGTCATCTAATGCCAGAGGATGACCTTATGCCCTGTCTTTCCCCGCGCCCCCCCAGGCCAGCCATCGTGGTGCTGCTGATGTCCATGGTGAACGAGCGCCAGCCCTTCGTGCTGCGCTGCGCCGTGCTCTACTGCTTCCAGTGCTTCCTCTACAGGAACCAGAAGGGCCAGGGGGAGATCGTGGCCACCCTGCTGCCCTCCACCATCGATGGTCAGTTCCTCTGCCAGCCGGGCCTTCCATGTAGTCATCCTATGGGAAGTATAACAGGAAGGCTGGGTCAGATGTACAAATATTGTAGCGTGTTGTCATGGGGATTTTTATTATTGAAGTGGCTTTGTCACATTTGCCTTCTGCCttcaaaaaaacactgttgaacATTTGGTTCTCTGGGGAATTTCTTGAGGAAATGGCCAGAGTTTTTGTGGTGAGCAGGATAGTCTAGTGGTAGATGTGTTGGATGTCCTTCTTCCCATTGATGGATATAAAATGGcacttattttatttgttgCAGAATTTAATGCTATCGACGCCTGTAACGCATGTAGAAATAGCAAATACCACGTTGAGAAACCGTCTCTTTAAGATGTTGTGACGACGAACATAATGACACGAAGAAGGAAAAAGTAACTTAGTCAATGAGTCCTCACCGTCTAAACCTTCTgtgtctcccttcctcccccccacccaccccaccccccaacccaTGACCTCCAGCCAACTCCATCTCGGCGGGCCAGCTGCTGTGCGGGGGGCTGTTCTCGGCCGACTCGCTGTCCAACTGGTGTGCGGCGGTGGCCCTGGCCCACGCCCTGCAGGACAACCTCACCCAGAAGGAGCAGCTGCTGCGGGTGCAGCTGGCCACCAGCCTGGGGAAGCCCCCGGTGTCCCTGCTGCAGCAGTGCACCAACATCCTCTCCCAGGTAGGAGGggcgaggggggaggtggggagaggggggggggggggagagacaggggtaGGGAGAgcaaggggggggagggattacATTGAGCCAATGGGGTTAATGTAGATCCTTAATTCTTAATTAAAAGATGGAAGAAAAGATGTGCAGTAGCGTTTATGGTTTGTATGCAGGTTTTACTAACAACGTCTATAAATACGATTAATCTCTAAAtcaaattgtttttttattaaaggtgacatatcatagcatcaggtgtgagtgtgatcagccgttacaagccgttttgataATCTGTCTCTTCtgaaatcacaagtgggcgtgcccACCTAGATTGAGCTGCGCTTaagaaaaaagtaaaaattACCAGCTCAAATAAAGTTGGAAAAAATCCACAAGCTTGGAGTAAAGTGGTGACTGATCCAAAATGGCCACCTCCCAGCACGAGCCTTTAGGTTGAGTTGCTCAAAATGTTTACACACTAAGGAAGAGGaactaccagcctacccagttggACTGTagaaaacgttgctcatctatccgtcatacatctaggtggacacgcccacttgtgaggcagatttccaaaacagcttgtaacggctaatcacactcacacctggtggtataatatgtcaccttaaaATATTTGACTGCATTAAAGTTAGAACGCAAATGTATTGTGAAATGTTAGAATCACAATATCAATACGACTGTGATTTTGCAGGGTGATAAAGTCAACCGAAGGGTGAGTAGTAACAGTGTGCAGTTTGGCTTGGCATCAGTC contains these protein-coding regions:
- the uso1 gene encoding general vesicular transport factor p115 isoform X4, which produces MNFFRGVMGGQPAGPQPSGAETIQKLCDRVASSTLLEDRRDAVRALKSLSKKYRLEVGTQAMNHLLQILQTDRSDSEIIGYALDTLFNIICNDEEEEQDESEDENPQKQVDDLGVQFTDKLIQEPENVTLLLTMLEEFDFHVRWPGVKLLTILLKNQCVQLQAIILVSPMGVSRLMDLLADSREVIRNDGLLLLQQLTKNNAAIQKIVAFENAFERLLDIITEEGSSDGGIVVEDCLILLLNLLRNNSSNQNFFKEGSYIQRMKPWFEVGDDNSGWSAQKVTNLHLMLQLVRVMVSPTNSPGATASCQKSMFQCGLLQQLCTILMATGVPADILTETINTVSEVIRGSQVNQDFFASVNAPSNPPRPAIVVLLMSMVNERQPFVLRCAVLYCFQCFLYRNQKGQGEIVATLLPSTIDANSISAGQLLCGGLFSADSLSNWCAAVALAHALQDNLTQKEQLLRVQLATSLGKPPVSLLQQCTNILSQGDKVNRRGSKVQTRVGLLMLLCTWISNCPIAVTHFLHNQENVPFLTGQISENLGEDERLVQGLCALLLGICIYHNDNSLENYTKEKLKQLIEKRIGKENFVEKLSFITKHELYSRAAQKPQPVFPSPEQMLFDHEFTKLVKDLEGVITKAVHKSSEEEKKEEETKKTIEQHDSIVTQYKELIREQDSQLQELREQVSSMSSQKELMQSSLAQQLSQIQQHKDQYNLLKLKLGKDSQGQGGSQADGAQVNGLQTEELGQLREEVEELRRQQATLHSQLGEKETLISTLRSGSSQEAGDATGGPVHTDMTQELEALRSQIQSQQAEISQLQTERTELLRRAEAKSSEAGVAGGSSDDSALLADLEGRLAAQTSETDRLKAEVQGLTEGRAGMEQQLASATSTVAILQAEKAKLQGELQESKKEQDDLLMLLADQDQKIHSLKQKLKDLGEAVDDDDDLRDQTDDDYDEEEDDEEKDD
- the uso1 gene encoding general vesicular transport factor p115 isoform X1, translated to MNFFRGVMGGQPAGPQPSGAETIQKLCDRVASSTLLEDRRDAVRALKSLSKKYRLEVGTQAMNHLLQILQTDRSDSEIIGYALDTLFNIICNDEEEEQDESEDAASMGKQKAVAVPDENPQKQVDDLGVQFTDKLIQEPENVTLLLTMLEEFDFHVRWPGVKLLTILLKNQCVQLQAIILVSPMGVSRLMDLLADSREVIRNDGLLLLQQLTKNNAAIQKIVAFENAFERLLDIITEEGSSDGGIVVEDCLILLLNLLRNNSSNQNFFKEGSYIQRMKPWFEVGDDNSGWSAQKVTNLHLMLQLVRVMVSPTNSPGATASCQKSMFQCGLLQQLCTILMATGVPADILTETINTVSEVIRGSQVNQDFFASVNAPSNPPRPAIVVLLMSMVNERQPFVLRCAVLYCFQCFLYRNQKGQGEIVATLLPSTIDANSISAGQLLCGGLFSADSLSNWCAAVALAHALQDNLTQKEQLLRVQLATSLGKPPVSLLQQCTNILSQGDKVNRRGSKVQTRVGLLMLLCTWISNCPIAVTHFLHNQENVPFLTGQISENLGEDERLVQGLCALLLGICIYHNDNSLENYTKEKLKQLIEKRIGKENFVEKLSFITKHELYSRAAQKPQPVFPSPEQMLFDHEFTKLVKDLEGVITKAVHKSSEEEKKEEETKKTIEQHDSIVTQYKELIREQDSQLQELREQVSSMSSQKELMQSSLAQQLSQIQQHKDQYNLLKLKLGKDSQGQGGSQADGAQVNGLQTEELGQLREEVEELRRQQATLHSQLGEKETLISTLRSGSSQEAGDATGGPVHTDMTQELEALRSQIQSQQAEISQLQTERTELLRRAEAKSSEAGVAGGSSDDSALLADLEGRLAAQTSETDRLKAEVQGLTEGRAGMEQQLASATSTVAILQAEKAKLQGELQESKKEQDDLLMLLADQDQKIHSLKQKLKDLGEAVDDDDDLRDQTDDDYDEEEDDEEKDD
- the uso1 gene encoding general vesicular transport factor p115 isoform X2; this translates as MNFFRGVMGGQPAGPQPSGAETIQKLCDRVASSTLLEDRRDAVRALKSLSKKYRLEVGTQAMNHLLQILQTDRSDSEIIGYALDTLFNIICNDEEEEQDAASMGKQKAVAVPDENPQKQVDDLGVQFTDKLIQEPENVTLLLTMLEEFDFHVRWPGVKLLTILLKNQCVQLQAIILVSPMGVSRLMDLLADSREVIRNDGLLLLQQLTKNNAAIQKIVAFENAFERLLDIITEEGSSDGGIVVEDCLILLLNLLRNNSSNQNFFKEGSYIQRMKPWFEVGDDNSGWSAQKVTNLHLMLQLVRVMVSPTNSPGATASCQKSMFQCGLLQQLCTILMATGVPADILTETINTVSEVIRGSQVNQDFFASVNAPSNPPRPAIVVLLMSMVNERQPFVLRCAVLYCFQCFLYRNQKGQGEIVATLLPSTIDANSISAGQLLCGGLFSADSLSNWCAAVALAHALQDNLTQKEQLLRVQLATSLGKPPVSLLQQCTNILSQGDKVNRRGSKVQTRVGLLMLLCTWISNCPIAVTHFLHNQENVPFLTGQISENLGEDERLVQGLCALLLGICIYHNDNSLENYTKEKLKQLIEKRIGKENFVEKLSFITKHELYSRAAQKPQPVFPSPEQMLFDHEFTKLVKDLEGVITKAVHKSSEEEKKEEETKKTIEQHDSIVTQYKELIREQDSQLQELREQVSSMSSQKELMQSSLAQQLSQIQQHKDQYNLLKLKLGKDSQGQGGSQADGAQVNGLQTEELGQLREEVEELRRQQATLHSQLGEKETLISTLRSGSSQEAGDATGGPVHTDMTQELEALRSQIQSQQAEISQLQTERTELLRRAEAKSSEAGVAGGSSDDSALLADLEGRLAAQTSETDRLKAEVQGLTEGRAGMEQQLASATSTVAILQAEKAKLQGELQESKKEQDDLLMLLADQDQKIHSLKQKLKDLGEAVDDDDDLRDQTDDDYDEEEDDEEKDD
- the uso1 gene encoding general vesicular transport factor p115 isoform X3 is translated as MNFFRGVMGGQPAGPQPSGAETIQKLCDRVASSTLLEDRRDAVRALKSLSKKYRLEVGTQAMNHLLQILQTDRSDSEIIGYALDTLFNIICNDEEEEQDESEDAASMGKQKAVAVPDENPQKQVDDLGVQFTDKLIQEPENVTLLLTMLEEFDFHVRWPGVKLLTILLKNQCVQLQAIILVSPMGVSRLMDLLADSREVIRNDGLLLLQQLTKNNAAIQKIVAFENAFERLLDIITEEGSSDGGIVVEDCLILLLNLLRNNSSNQNFFKEGSYIQRMKPWFEVGDDNSGWSAQKVTNLHLMLQLVRVMVSPTNSPGATASCQKSMFQCGLLQQLCTILMATGVPADILTETINTVSEVIRGSQVNQDFFASVNAPSNPPRPAIVVLLMSMVNERQPFVLRCAVLYCFQCFLYRNQKGQGEIVATLLPSTIDANSISAGQLLCGGLFSADSLSNWCAAVALAHALQDNLTQKEQLLRVQLATSLGKPPVSLLQQCTNILSQGSKVQTRVGLLMLLCTWISNCPIAVTHFLHNQENVPFLTGQISENLGEDERLVQGLCALLLGICIYHNDNSLENYTKEKLKQLIEKRIGKENFVEKLSFITKHELYSRAAQKPQPVFPSPEQMLFDHEFTKLVKDLEGVITKAVHKSSEEEKKEEETKKTIEQHDSIVTQYKELIREQDSQLQELREQVSSMSSQKELMQSSLAQQLSQIQQHKDQYNLLKLKLGKDSQGQGGSQADGAQVNGLQTEELGQLREEVEELRRQQATLHSQLGEKETLISTLRSGSSQEAGDATGGPVHTDMTQELEALRSQIQSQQAEISQLQTERTELLRRAEAKSSEAGVAGGSSDDSALLADLEGRLAAQTSETDRLKAEVQGLTEGRAGMEQQLASATSTVAILQAEKAKLQGELQESKKEQDDLLMLLADQDQKIHSLKQKLKDLGEAVDDDDDLRDQTDDDYDEEEDDEEKDD